The stretch of DNA CTGAACCTGCATGCCGGGCGCCAGGAAGTGAACAACAACAGCATGTATTCGTACACCGACTACAAGGTGGGCCTGAGCAAGGACTTCGGCCTGGCCACCGTCTCGCTGGCCTGGATTAAAGGCAATACCAAGGCCTACCGCAGCCCGGAAGGCGAGAACCTGGGCAAGTCCTCGGCCGTGCTGACCGTGTCCAAAACTTTCTGAAACGCATTTTGAACGAGACAGAGGTATCACCATGAAAATGATTACCGCCATCATCAAGCCCTTCAAGCTGGACGAAGTCCGCGAAGCGCTGTCGGAGATTAACGTCCAGGGCATGACCGTCACCGAAGTGAAGGGCTTCGGGCGCCAGAAAGGCCACACCGAGCTGTACCGCGGCGCCGAGTACGTGGTCGACTTCCTTCCGAAGATCAAGATCGAAGCGGCGGTCGACGACGCCGTGCTCGAGCAGGTGATCGACGCCATCTCGGGCGCCGCCCGCACCGGCAAGATCGGCGACGGCAAGATCTTCGTGGCCGACCTCAACCAGGTCATCCGTATCCGTACCGGCGAGACCGGCAACGACGCACTCTAAGGGGAAGCCGAATGAAGCATACCGTTACCAAAGTCCTCGCCGGCGCAGCTGCCGCCGCCTTGGCGCTGCCGGCGCTCGCCGCGCCCACCGTCAACAAGGGCGACACCGCCTGGATGTTCGTCGCCACGCTCCTGGTGATCATGATGTCGATCCCGGGCCTGGCGCTGTTCTACGGCGGCCTGGTGCGCGCCAAGAACATGCTGTCGGTGTTGATGCAGGTTTTCATGGTGTTTTCCTTGATCATCGTCCTGTGGTGCCTGTACGGCTACTCGCTCGCCTTCACCCAGGGCAACGCCTTCATCGGCGGCTTCGACCGGGTATTCCTGAACGGGATCTACGACGCCGCGGCCGGCACCTTCAGCCAGGCCGCCACCTTCAGCAAGGAGACCATGATCCCCGAGTTCATCTTCGTGGCCTTCCAGGGCACCTTCGCCGCCATCACCTGCGGCCTGATCGTCGGCGCCTTCGCCGAGCGCGTGCGCTTCTCGGCGGTGCTGCTGTTCATGGTGATCTGGTTCACCTTCGGCTACCTGCCGGTGGCCCACATGGTCTGGTT from Massilia varians encodes:
- the glnK gene encoding P-II family nitrogen regulator yields the protein MKMITAIIKPFKLDEVREALSEINVQGMTVTEVKGFGRQKGHTELYRGAEYVVDFLPKIKIEAAVDDAVLEQVIDAISGAARTGKIGDGKIFVADLNQVIRIRTGETGNDAL